From a single Melospiza georgiana isolate bMelGeo1 chromosome 5, bMelGeo1.pri, whole genome shotgun sequence genomic region:
- the NSG1 gene encoding neuronal vesicle trafficking-associated protein 1, whose amino-acid sequence MVKLGNNFSEKSTKQPLLEDGFDTIPLITPLDVNQLQFPPPDKVVVKTKTEYEPDRKKGKFRTPKIAEFTISITEGVSERFKVTVLVLFALAFLTCVVFLVVYKVYKYDHTCPEGFVFKNNQCIPAGLENYYSEQDSSARGKFYTVINHYNLAKQTITRSVSPWMTVLSEEKLSEQETEAAEKSA is encoded by the exons ATGGTGAAACTGGGGAATAATTTCAGCGAGAAGAGCACAAAGCAGCCCCTTTTGGAGGATGGATTTGACACCATCCCCTTGATCACACCCCTGGATGTCAATCAGCTCCAGTTCCCACCTCCTGATAAG GTTGTGgtcaaaacaaaaacagaataTGAACCCGACCGCAAGAAGGGAAAGTTCCGTACTCCTAAAATAGCTGAATTCACAATCAGCATCACTGAAGGGGTTTCAGAAAGGTTTAAG gTAACTGTGCTGGTCCTTTTTGCCCTTGCATTCTTAACGTGTGTTGTATTTCTGGTAGTCTACAAGGTTTACAAGTATGATCATACCTGTCCAGAAGGATTTGTTTTCAAG aataaTCAGTGCATTCCAGCTGGCTTGGAAAACTACTACTCTGAACAAGACTCCAGCGCTCGAGGGAAATTTTACACGGTCATAAACCACTACAACCTGGCCAAACAAACCATCACGCGCTCCGTGTCCCCCTGGATGACAGTACTGTCAGAAGAGAAACTCTCTGAACAGGAGACTGAAGCTGCTGAGAAATCAGCTTAG